One region of Chryseobacterium muglaense genomic DNA includes:
- a CDS encoding sce7726 family protein, whose protein sequence is MKTIQKLRVLSQIFSPPMFQKIVREDDYVLFQKQIDKYFNTTSYETNLDIIKSLYKSLQKQYRCEYIYKNNLIIDIIKTHSLKSTLTLNELKIGASKADLVMLNGAVRVYEIKTELDGLEKLAKQINDYQKFANEVHIVTDEKYAKKLQVEYENTSIGIIALNAKNKLETIKEADANKSFFDFETIFKILRKQEYLDLVAVNFGSVPDVPNTKIFRACYELLATIDIVDFQKQVLNKLKERKLLNPDLLKSSKTPRELKHICNSLDFNEQEYQRLYNFLATKSVCINRI, encoded by the coding sequence ATGAAAACTATACAAAAGTTGAGAGTATTATCACAAATTTTCTCCCCGCCTATGTTCCAAAAGATAGTACGGGAAGACGATTATGTGCTTTTTCAAAAACAAATAGATAAATACTTCAACACTACCTCATACGAAACCAACTTAGACATAATCAAGTCTTTATATAAGTCCTTACAAAAGCAATATAGATGTGAATACATCTATAAGAATAATTTGATTATTGATATTATAAAAACTCATAGCTTAAAATCAACATTAACACTTAATGAACTAAAAATTGGTGCTTCAAAAGCTGACTTGGTTATGTTGAACGGTGCTGTAAGAGTCTATGAGATTAAAACGGAACTTGACGGATTAGAAAAATTGGCAAAACAAATAAATGACTACCAAAAATTTGCCAATGAGGTACATATTGTTACAGATGAAAAATATGCTAAAAAGCTCCAAGTTGAATACGAAAATACAAGCATTGGTATTATCGCATTAAATGCCAAAAATAAATTGGAAACAATAAAAGAGGCAGATGCAAATAAATCTTTCTTCGACTTTGAAACTATTTTTAAAATATTGAGAAAGCAAGAGTATCTTGATTTAGTTGCTGTTAATTTTGGTTCTGTCCCTGATGTTCCTAATACAAAGATTTTTAGAGCTTGTTACGAACTACTTGCCACAATTGATATAGTTGATTTTCAAAAGCAGGTATTAAATAAACTAAAAGAGAGAAAACTATTGAACCCCGACTTGCTGAAATCATCTAAAACCCCAAGAGAACTAAAGCACATTTGTAATTCTTTGGATTTTAATGAGCAGGAATATCAAAGATTGTATAATTTTTTAGCAACCAAAAGCGTATGTATCAACCGTATATAA